A region from the Pseudopipra pipra isolate bDixPip1 chromosome 8, bDixPip1.hap1, whole genome shotgun sequence genome encodes:
- the SFXN3 gene encoding sideroflexin-3 isoform X1, with protein MLLVGRMSAQVPMNMTITGCMLTFYRTTPAVLFWQWVNQSFNAVVNYTNRSGDAPITPSQLGTAYVSATTGAVVTALGLKSLTKHLPAIIGRYVPFAAVAAANCINIPLMRQRELKLGIPVTDENGNRLGESTAAAQKAIFQVVVSRIGMAAPAMAIPPVIMNMLEKRAFLKRYPYLNAPLQVGLVGLCLVFATPLCCALFPQKSSMAVSSLEPDVQDQIRKKDPWLETVYFNKGL; from the exons ATGCTCCTTGTGGGACGCATGTCTGCTCAGGTCCCCATGAACATGACCATCACCGGTTGCATGTTGACCTTCTACAG GACCACACCGGCTGTGCTGTTCTGGCAGTGGGTCAACCAGTCCTTCAATGCCGTTGTCAACTACACCAACCGCAGTGGGGATGCACCCATTACCCCCAG CCAGCTGGGGACAGCCTATGTGAGTGCGACCACGGGGGCAGTTGTCACAGCACTGGGGCTCAAATCTCTCACCAAG CACTTGCCAGCCATCATCGGCCGGTACGTGCCTTTTGCGGCTGTGGCAGCTGCCAACTGCATCAACATCCCACTAATGAGGCAGAG agagCTCAAGCTGGGGATCCCAGTCACAGATGAGAATGGGAACCGCCTAGGAGAATCCACAGCTGCAGCCCAGAAGGCCATTTTCCAGGTGGTGGTGTCCCGCATTGGCATGGCAGCCCCAGCCATGG CCATCCCGCCAGTGATCATGAACATGCTGGAGAAGAGAGCTTTCCTGAAG CGGTACCCGTACCTGAACGCTCCCCTGCAGGTCGGCCTGGTGGGATTATG TTTGGTGTTCGCCACCCCGCTGTGCTGCGCACTCTTCCCACAGAAAAG CTCCATGGCCGTGAGCAGCTTGGAGCCTGATGTCCAAGATCAGATACGGAAGAAAGACCCATGGTTGGAGACGGTCTACTTCAACAAAGGGCTCTGA
- the SFXN3 gene encoding sideroflexin-3 isoform X3 — protein sequence MRAGVPPRPPPRGGTLPPPIGRDPPDLPEGPGPSSANPTPRRFQKMPPSLPATINIREPRWDQSTFQGRAKHFFMVTDPRNLLLSGATLEEARRVVEDYRAGTVPPGLTEDQLWRAKYIYDSAFHPDTGEKMLLVGRMSAQVPMNMTITGCMLTFYRTTPAVLFWQWVNQSFNAVVNYTNRSGDAPITPSQLGTAYVSATTGAVVTALGLKSLTKHLPAIIGRYVPFAAVAAANCINIPLMRQRELKLGIPVTDENGNRLGESTAAAQKAIFQVVVSRIGMAAPAMAIPPVIMNMLEKRAFLKRYPYLNAPLQVGLVGLCLVFATPLCCALFPQKSSMAVSSLEPDVQDQIRKKDPWLETVYFNKGL from the exons ATGCGAGCCGGTGTCCCCCCGCgtccccctccccgggggggaACGCTTCCACCCCCGATCGGCCGTGACCCCCCGGACCTCCCGGAGGGGCCCGGCCCCTCCAGCGCGAACCCGACACCGCGGCGGTTTCAG AAGATGCCACCATCCTTGCCTGCCACCATCAACATCCGTGAGCCCCGATGGGACCAGAGCACCTTTCAGGGCCGGGCCAAGCACTTTTTCATGGTGACAGACCCCCGAAACCTGCTGCTCTCGGGGGCCACACTGGAGGAAGCCCGACGGGTGGTGGAGGACTACAG GGCGGGCACAGTACCCCCAGGGCTGACAGAGGATCAGCTTTGGCGGGCAAAGTACATCTACGATTCAGCTTTCCACCCTGACACGGGTGAGAAGATGCTCCTTGTGGGACGCATGTCTGCTCAGGTCCCCATGAACATGACCATCACCGGTTGCATGTTGACCTTCTACAG GACCACACCGGCTGTGCTGTTCTGGCAGTGGGTCAACCAGTCCTTCAATGCCGTTGTCAACTACACCAACCGCAGTGGGGATGCACCCATTACCCCCAG CCAGCTGGGGACAGCCTATGTGAGTGCGACCACGGGGGCAGTTGTCACAGCACTGGGGCTCAAATCTCTCACCAAG CACTTGCCAGCCATCATCGGCCGGTACGTGCCTTTTGCGGCTGTGGCAGCTGCCAACTGCATCAACATCCCACTAATGAGGCAGAG agagCTCAAGCTGGGGATCCCAGTCACAGATGAGAATGGGAACCGCCTAGGAGAATCCACAGCTGCAGCCCAGAAGGCCATTTTCCAGGTGGTGGTGTCCCGCATTGGCATGGCAGCCCCAGCCATGG CCATCCCGCCAGTGATCATGAACATGCTGGAGAAGAGAGCTTTCCTGAAG CGGTACCCGTACCTGAACGCTCCCCTGCAGGTCGGCCTGGTGGGATTATG TTTGGTGTTCGCCACCCCGCTGTGCTGCGCACTCTTCCCACAGAAAAG CTCCATGGCCGTGAGCAGCTTGGAGCCTGATGTCCAAGATCAGATACGGAAGAAAGACCCATGGTTGGAGACGGTCTACTTCAACAAAGGGCTCTGA
- the SFXN3 gene encoding sideroflexin-3 isoform X2, producing MPPSLPATINIREPRWDQSTFQGRAKHFFMVTDPRNLLLSGATLEEARRVVEDYRAGTVPPGLTEDQLWRAKYIYDSAFHPDTGEKMLLVGRMSAQVPMNMTITGCMLTFYRTTPAVLFWQWVNQSFNAVVNYTNRSGDAPITPSQLGTAYVSATTGAVVTALGLKSLTKHLPAIIGRYVPFAAVAAANCINIPLMRQRELKLGIPVTDENGNRLGESTAAAQKAIFQVVVSRIGMAAPAMAIPPVIMNMLEKRAFLKRYPYLNAPLQVGLVGLCLVFATPLCCALFPQKSSMAVSSLEPDVQDQIRKKDPWLETVYFNKGL from the exons ATGCCACCATCCTTGCCTGCCACCATCAACATCCGTGAGCCCCGATGGGACCAGAGCACCTTTCAGGGCCGGGCCAAGCACTTTTTCATGGTGACAGACCCCCGAAACCTGCTGCTCTCGGGGGCCACACTGGAGGAAGCCCGACGGGTGGTGGAGGACTACAG GGCGGGCACAGTACCCCCAGGGCTGACAGAGGATCAGCTTTGGCGGGCAAAGTACATCTACGATTCAGCTTTCCACCCTGACACGGGTGAGAAGATGCTCCTTGTGGGACGCATGTCTGCTCAGGTCCCCATGAACATGACCATCACCGGTTGCATGTTGACCTTCTACAG GACCACACCGGCTGTGCTGTTCTGGCAGTGGGTCAACCAGTCCTTCAATGCCGTTGTCAACTACACCAACCGCAGTGGGGATGCACCCATTACCCCCAG CCAGCTGGGGACAGCCTATGTGAGTGCGACCACGGGGGCAGTTGTCACAGCACTGGGGCTCAAATCTCTCACCAAG CACTTGCCAGCCATCATCGGCCGGTACGTGCCTTTTGCGGCTGTGGCAGCTGCCAACTGCATCAACATCCCACTAATGAGGCAGAG agagCTCAAGCTGGGGATCCCAGTCACAGATGAGAATGGGAACCGCCTAGGAGAATCCACAGCTGCAGCCCAGAAGGCCATTTTCCAGGTGGTGGTGTCCCGCATTGGCATGGCAGCCCCAGCCATGG CCATCCCGCCAGTGATCATGAACATGCTGGAGAAGAGAGCTTTCCTGAAG CGGTACCCGTACCTGAACGCTCCCCTGCAGGTCGGCCTGGTGGGATTATG TTTGGTGTTCGCCACCCCGCTGTGCTGCGCACTCTTCCCACAGAAAAG CTCCATGGCCGTGAGCAGCTTGGAGCCTGATGTCCAAGATCAGATACGGAAGAAAGACCCATGGTTGGAGACGGTCTACTTCAACAAAGGGCTCTGA